One part of the Fibrobacter sp. UWR4 genome encodes these proteins:
- a CDS encoding P-loop NTPase fold protein, whose amino-acid sequence MENPFVVKPYKSSELFCDRVSETAHVSSLLLSGDNVTLISPRRYGKTGLIYRVFDEIKSKHRKIVTCYVDIYSANNLEDFVKLFSEAVVASAQENSLVKKFFSAMGGVRPLLSFDSITGAPQVSIAYQNENQKVATLKSIFDFLETQKNKVIVAIDEFQQIRAFPNVKMEALLRTYIQPLKNISFVFCGRI is encoded by the coding sequence ATGGAAAATCCGTTTGTAGTAAAGCCTTATAAGTCTAGTGAATTATTCTGTGACCGAGTGAGCGAAACTGCTCACGTGTCTAGTCTATTGTTGTCGGGAGACAACGTGACCTTGATTTCTCCCCGCAGGTATGGCAAAACGGGTTTAATCTATCGAGTCTTTGATGAGATAAAATCAAAGCATCGTAAGATTGTCACCTGTTATGTGGATATTTATTCGGCAAACAATCTAGAGGACTTTGTAAAACTGTTCTCTGAGGCTGTAGTGGCGAGTGCTCAGGAAAATTCCCTGGTAAAAAAGTTTTTTTCGGCTATGGGTGGTGTTCGCCCTTTGCTGAGCTTTGATTCCATTACGGGGGCGCCTCAAGTGAGTATAGCCTATCAAAATGAAAATCAGAAGGTGGCTACTCTTAAGTCCATCTTTGACTTCTTGGAAACTCAAAAGAATAAGGTTATCGTTGCTATAGATGAATTTCAACAGATAAGAGCTTTCCCGAATGTAAAAATGGAGGCTTTGTTACGAACCTATATCCAGCCTCTGAAGAATATCTCTTTTGTTTTTTGTGGGCGAATTTAA